One Streptomyces sp. NBC_01237 genomic region harbors:
- a CDS encoding DUF7878 domain-containing protein produces the protein MRFACRNFGLSDLPRRGLALHEAPLEVLLLDIEAELSIWDEGRVAWSEKSFPVADLAYQLALWLQGPASQQSFELDSMQTDAGLIRIASSDGGWRIGSDFTPDFWTSPVAWDALVAEIKQFDRSVRGGVTAMGIEPSFIPAV, from the coding sequence GTGAGGTTCGCCTGCCGAAACTTTGGACTCTCGGATCTGCCGCGGCGCGGTCTCGCCCTGCACGAGGCTCCCCTGGAGGTGCTTCTCCTTGACATCGAGGCAGAGCTGTCCATCTGGGATGAGGGGAGAGTGGCGTGGTCCGAGAAGTCGTTCCCCGTGGCCGATCTTGCCTACCAACTGGCGCTCTGGCTCCAGGGCCCCGCAAGCCAACAGAGCTTCGAGCTCGACTCGATGCAAACGGATGCGGGACTGATCCGCATCGCGAGTTCTGACGGAGGATGGCGGATTGGCTCCGACTTCACGCCCGACTTCTGGACCTCTCCCGTTGCTTGGGATGCTCTCGTGGCAGAGATCAAGCAGTTCGACCGTTCCGTACGTGGGGGAGTCACTGCGATGGGTATCGAGCCGTCCTTCATCCCCGCGGTCTGA
- a CDS encoding helix-turn-helix domain-containing protein, with product MPISPSSSAQAARENVALRLRDLRKGAGLTVVELASQCGWHHAKTSRIENARTAPSASDIGRWTTACGASDQAPDLVAQSLNAESMYQEWRHQVRAGLKQLQDSWVDFYRSAQLFRVYSPTLIPGLLQAEGYAAALLSSIGRFRGIPVNDGAEAGAARVDRSRVIREPGRRFVFLIEEAALTYRVGDADAMAAQLGYLLSAGALPSVSLGIIPSSVSRDQGLWPQEIFHMYDDNFVSVELLSAQVNITQPSEVELYVRAFEQLRGMAVYGAAARALVVKAIEALA from the coding sequence ATGCCTATCTCCCCCTCGTCGTCCGCCCAGGCCGCGCGCGAGAACGTCGCGCTCCGTCTGCGTGACCTCCGGAAGGGGGCGGGACTCACCGTGGTGGAGCTGGCCAGTCAGTGCGGGTGGCACCACGCCAAGACCTCGCGAATCGAGAACGCACGTACCGCCCCGTCGGCCTCTGACATCGGCCGGTGGACCACAGCGTGCGGCGCCTCGGACCAGGCGCCTGACCTGGTGGCCCAGTCCCTCAACGCGGAGTCGATGTACCAGGAGTGGCGACACCAGGTACGAGCCGGGCTGAAGCAGCTGCAGGACAGCTGGGTGGATTTCTACCGGTCCGCCCAACTGTTCCGCGTGTACTCACCGACGCTGATCCCCGGCTTGTTGCAGGCCGAGGGATACGCGGCCGCCCTGCTGTCCTCGATCGGCAGGTTCCGCGGTATTCCGGTCAACGACGGTGCGGAAGCGGGAGCCGCCAGGGTCGACCGGTCCCGCGTCATCCGCGAGCCGGGGCGCAGGTTCGTCTTTCTGATCGAGGAAGCCGCGCTCACCTACCGGGTCGGAGACGCGGACGCGATGGCCGCACAGCTTGGCTACCTCCTGAGCGCAGGGGCGCTTCCGTCCGTGTCGCTGGGTATCATCCCGTCGTCGGTGTCCCGTGATCAGGGCTTGTGGCCGCAGGAGATCTTCCACATGTATGACGACAACTTCGTCTCTGTCGAGCTGCTGTCCGCTCAGGTCAACATCACTCAGCCGTCCGAAGTCGAGCTGTATGTCCGGGCGTTCGAGCAGTTGCGCGGTATGGCCGTATACGGAGCAGCAGCGAGAGCCCTTGTGGTGAAAGCCATCGAAGCCCTCGCCTGA
- a CDS encoding ParA family protein, with protein MVIQNPSGDREKVVSKLPAELRQDLKVRAAELGVDIQDAVTEGVEAWRTSSRVHEVIDTAGSVTFSTWLFSGQWEDLKATCGRRGIPFVQGLAQSVALWLEMHPSPKYRPVTGLPRRIVVCNQKGGVGKTAISAGVGEALAEGESYVTVAKNVEALLEEFRGLGLRVLLVDYDPQGHLTKQLGLQSLPAKGPSLAKFMAGQIKDASIRDLVVAVDDERYGDRLHVLPSCPDAFLLDIMIAMDRNRQATLERALEPLEKDFDVIVVDSPPSLGVGMDAAIYYGRRREGEAKEQSGVMIIVQAEDSSADAYELLIEQIESGKTDWRIDVEYLGLVVNMYDARDGYVVTSSLKEWESLSDPRVLAKVARLKEQREAVRNKMPLLSYAPECDQAMSMRKIVREIT; from the coding sequence ATGGTCATCCAAAACCCCTCCGGAGACAGAGAGAAAGTTGTCTCCAAGTTGCCAGCCGAGCTGCGCCAGGATCTGAAGGTACGAGCGGCCGAACTCGGCGTGGACATCCAGGACGCTGTCACCGAAGGCGTCGAAGCCTGGCGTACCTCTTCAAGAGTGCACGAAGTCATCGACACGGCAGGGTCCGTGACGTTCTCGACCTGGCTGTTCTCAGGCCAGTGGGAGGACCTGAAGGCGACGTGCGGGCGGCGCGGCATTCCGTTCGTCCAGGGACTCGCACAGTCGGTCGCCCTGTGGCTCGAGATGCACCCCTCCCCCAAATACAGGCCCGTCACTGGGCTCCCCCGACGCATCGTGGTGTGCAACCAGAAAGGCGGTGTGGGGAAGACCGCCATCTCTGCCGGCGTTGGCGAGGCCCTGGCAGAGGGCGAGTCCTACGTAACCGTGGCCAAGAACGTCGAGGCGCTCCTGGAAGAATTTCGGGGGCTGGGTCTGCGAGTTCTGCTCGTCGACTACGACCCTCAGGGCCACCTCACCAAGCAGCTCGGCCTGCAGTCCCTTCCCGCGAAGGGGCCCAGTCTGGCCAAGTTCATGGCCGGGCAGATCAAGGACGCCTCAATCAGGGACCTCGTAGTCGCTGTCGACGATGAGCGATACGGAGACCGCCTACACGTCCTGCCGTCCTGCCCGGACGCGTTCCTCCTCGACATCATGATCGCGATGGACCGCAACCGGCAGGCAACTCTCGAGCGCGCTCTTGAGCCTTTGGAGAAGGACTTCGACGTCATCGTCGTTGATTCGCCTCCCAGCCTGGGTGTGGGCATGGACGCGGCGATCTACTACGGGCGGCGCCGTGAGGGCGAGGCCAAGGAACAGTCCGGCGTGATGATCATCGTGCAGGCGGAAGACTCGTCAGCGGATGCCTACGAGCTGCTGATCGAGCAGATCGAGTCCGGCAAGACGGACTGGAGGATCGACGTCGAGTATTTGGGTCTCGTAGTCAACATGTACGACGCCCGCGACGGCTACGTCGTCACCTCCTCCCTCAAGGAGTGGGAATCACTCAGCGACCCCAGGGTCCTCGCCAAGGTCGCCCGCCTCAAGGAACAGCGCGAGGCAGTCAGAAACAAGATGCCGCTCCTGTCCTACGCACCGGAGTGCGACCAGGCCATGAGCATGCGCAAGATCGTCCGGGAGATCACGTGA
- a CDS encoding restriction endonuclease, with the protein MGTGMVLLMALAVLAAGGVTVALVHAGRREAEAEKVRLAEQARLQALHSMEVIWSLGDREFEEYVAALCRRDSCTEVRRVGGANDLGADVIGRLPDGRKIVVQCKRYAKHRTVGSPDLQKFNGTARSEHGADVPLFVASCKFTKQARAFAARHGLVLVDVDLLGFWNSGTALASLLDLDISRSGTNRKLAPDN; encoded by the coding sequence ATGGGAACGGGAATGGTGCTGCTCATGGCCTTAGCGGTTCTGGCCGCAGGGGGTGTGACGGTGGCCCTCGTGCACGCCGGCCGCCGCGAGGCCGAAGCCGAGAAGGTCCGGCTCGCGGAGCAGGCGCGGCTCCAAGCGCTGCACTCCATGGAGGTGATCTGGTCACTGGGGGACCGCGAGTTCGAGGAATACGTCGCGGCCCTGTGCCGCCGGGACAGCTGTACCGAAGTTCGCCGCGTAGGCGGCGCGAATGATCTGGGTGCCGACGTGATCGGACGGCTGCCGGACGGTCGGAAAATCGTGGTGCAGTGCAAGCGATACGCGAAGCACCGCACAGTCGGCAGCCCGGACCTTCAGAAGTTCAACGGAACCGCACGCAGCGAACACGGAGCGGACGTACCGCTCTTCGTCGCCTCGTGCAAGTTCACCAAGCAGGCCCGGGCCTTTGCCGCCCGCCACGGTCTGGTCCTCGTCGATGTCGACCTGCTCGGCTTCTGGAACAGTGGCACAGCCCTGGCCTCGCTTCTCGACCTGGACATCAGCCGCTCCGGCACCAACCGGAAGCTGGCCCCCGACAACTGA
- a CDS encoding ParB/RepB/Spo0J family partition protein codes for MSTRQSAADRVGSSSSFGRAALARSTRGQLIAAATGETQENTVTELSLDDISPNPDNPRDALGDIEGLASSLTEIGLVQAITVATVEAYLNERPGREDELAAGAKYVVIDGHRRLAAAREAGIDFVRITVNDALAATDEKLLEAAFVANAQRENLTDLEEAQALSQLVKLYGSQHKAAKRLGVTQPYISQRLSLLALAPDLQADLEAGRRKVEHVRGLAKLPPEKQRTTADERAAAPQPRRRSAVPAQPSAPATDNAVINAPTAAHPDDTTLVPPTTDNAVIASKSEDQRTEPPATDNAVISDETSSAQPTDPRKVPPALWHDGNAVMDLVMATLDEEQRTRFLHRYVERSGSKEALVADLARGLPREGRLQLASILAAVAADLGSI; via the coding sequence GTGAGTACCCGCCAGTCCGCCGCAGACCGTGTCGGGAGCTCAAGCTCCTTCGGCCGGGCAGCCCTCGCCCGCAGTACCCGCGGCCAGCTCATCGCAGCCGCGACAGGCGAAACACAAGAGAACACCGTCACCGAACTCAGCCTCGACGACATCAGTCCGAACCCCGACAACCCCCGCGACGCCCTCGGGGACATCGAGGGCCTGGCCTCCAGCCTCACCGAGATCGGACTCGTCCAAGCGATCACAGTCGCCACCGTCGAGGCCTACCTGAACGAGCGGCCCGGACGTGAAGACGAACTCGCCGCCGGTGCGAAGTACGTCGTCATTGACGGCCACCGGCGCCTCGCAGCCGCCCGCGAAGCAGGCATCGACTTCGTCCGTATCACCGTCAACGACGCCCTGGCGGCCACTGACGAGAAGCTGCTCGAAGCCGCCTTCGTCGCCAACGCCCAGCGTGAGAACCTGACCGACCTGGAGGAGGCCCAAGCCCTCAGCCAGCTCGTCAAGCTCTACGGCTCGCAGCACAAGGCAGCCAAGCGGCTGGGAGTGACACAGCCGTACATCTCCCAGCGCCTCTCGCTCCTCGCGCTCGCACCTGACCTCCAGGCAGACCTGGAAGCCGGTCGGCGCAAGGTCGAGCACGTGCGCGGCCTCGCCAAACTCCCCCCCGAGAAGCAGCGGACGACAGCCGACGAACGGGCCGCCGCACCCCAACCACGGCGCCGGAGCGCCGTGCCGGCCCAGCCCTCGGCCCCTGCGACTGATAACGCCGTTATCAACGCGCCGACGGCTGCACACCCAGACGACACCACATTGGTCCCCCCGACGACTGATAACGCCGTTATCGCCTCCAAGTCCGAGGACCAGCGCACAGAGCCGCCGGCGACCGATAACGCCGTTATCAGCGACGAGACCTCCTCCGCCCAGCCGACGGACCCTCGGAAGGTGCCCCCTGCGCTGTGGCACGACGGCAACGCCGTCATGGACCTCGTCATGGCCACCTTGGACGAAGAGCAGCGAACCCGATTCCTGCATCGCTATGTCGAGCGCAGCGGGAGCAAGGAGGCGCTGGTCGCTGACCTCGCACGTGGCCTCCCCCGGGAAGGGCGCCTCCAGCTTGCTTCGATCCTGGCCGCAGTGGCAGCCGACCTGGGCTCTATCTGA
- a CDS encoding GNAT family N-acetyltransferase, with amino-acid sequence MLGLTAGEEATEQLRNLFGERGRHPYADRIEAEELAVGKPPKHELRLGALGRRVTATGFDLVLRLQPTVHLLWALGDEETRREGPLTAVVDTLIRAADTIGVPLADLVCE; translated from the coding sequence GTGCTTGGTTTGACGGCGGGGGAGGAGGCCACCGAGCAGCTGCGGAACCTCTTCGGTGAGCGGGGCCGGCACCCGTACGCGGACCGGATCGAGGCCGAAGAGCTGGCCGTGGGAAAGCCACCGAAGCATGAGTTGAGACTCGGGGCCCTCGGGCGACGGGTGACAGCCACCGGTTTCGATCTCGTGCTCCGGCTGCAGCCGACGGTCCACCTGTTGTGGGCGCTGGGTGATGAGGAGACCCGGCGAGAGGGGCCACTCACTGCGGTCGTCGACACCCTCATCCGGGCCGCCGACACGATTGGTGTCCCGCTCGCTGACCTGGTGTGTGAGTAG
- a CDS encoding DUF6879 family protein — protein MPSSVPTFDDLISSCATAVHLEMRDSYAVDYEEGPFAQWRAGFRHDPADRASWWRPWLDVIQDTAERGAAVKRARIVSEPVSEYTRFLYDGTFTNVAAGEQVRWLPRRQASDIALPGNDFWLFDDQWVHWNHFSGDGASLGEEITDAPAAAKLCADAFRTVWERATPHEHFTTG, from the coding sequence ATGCCGTCGAGCGTGCCGACCTTCGATGACCTGATCTCCAGCTGCGCCACAGCCGTCCACCTGGAGATGCGGGACAGCTACGCCGTCGACTACGAGGAGGGGCCATTCGCCCAGTGGCGCGCCGGCTTCCGCCACGATCCGGCCGACCGCGCGTCCTGGTGGCGCCCCTGGCTCGACGTGATCCAGGACACCGCCGAGCGGGGAGCAGCGGTCAAGCGAGCCCGGATCGTGTCCGAGCCCGTCAGCGAGTACACCCGGTTCCTGTACGACGGGACGTTCACCAACGTCGCAGCCGGCGAGCAGGTCCGGTGGCTGCCCCGCCGCCAGGCCTCCGACATCGCCCTGCCCGGCAACGACTTCTGGCTCTTCGACGACCAGTGGGTCCACTGGAACCACTTCTCCGGCGACGGCGCGTCACTCGGCGAGGAAATCACCGACGCCCCGGCCGCGGCCAAACTGTGCGCCGACGCCTTCCGCACGGTGTGGGAGCGCGCCACACCACACGAGCACTTCACGACCGGCTGA